In the genome of Burkholderiales bacterium, the window GCTGCACCGGCTGCGCGAGATCGCCCGGCACGAGCAGCCCGCGCTCCACCCGCTGGTAGAATACGCCGCTTCGCGATAGCCACGGAGCGGTTCTCTTGGAGTTCGTCCAGAACAACATCTGGCTTTTTCTCATCGCCACGATCAGCGGCGGGATGCTGATCTGGCCGTGGATCGCGAAGCGCCTCAGCGGTGCGCGCGAGGTCGGGCCGCTGGAAGCGGTGCAGTTGATCAATCGCAAGGATGCCGTGGTCCTCGACGTGCGCGAGCCCGGCGAATACAGCTCAGGCCACATCGTGGGGGCCCGGAA includes:
- a CDS encoding rhodanese-like domain-containing protein, whose protein sequence is MEFVQNNIWLFLIATISGGMLIWPWIAKRLSGAREVGPLEAVQLINRKDAVVLDVREPGEYSSGHIVGARNFPLAAIEKRAKDLEKFKSRPVLIACATSTRSHAAFNALKKLGFNELYVLAGGMNAWQQANMPVEK